GAGCAGGACTGGCCCCCTGTGAATGCCACCACTAGGCCTTGGCGATCTGCTCCTCcgtcccctcctcctccagggacCCGCCACACAGGTACCCTCACCCGGCCAGGGAGCTCCCTGACCTTGGTGCCCACATCCTTCCTGATCCCATTACCAAGGCCATTCCCATCGTGGgccctctctccatctcctaaCTCCCCACTACTCCCCCTCAGCTCTGACCACAAGTTCCTAATCACCTTGCACCACCACCCCTCCTGTCTGCCAATTTCTCTGGGTCTCTGAGCCCTACCCTTCCTttccccagccctggggccctgctccGCCTCCCTGCTCTCCCTACAGACTGAGCTCCTTCTGGATTTGGTGGCTGAGGCCCAGTCCCGCCGCCTAGAGGAGCAAAGAGCCACCTTCCACATCCCCCAGAACCCCCCAAGCATAGCCCCAGCCCCACTTCGGCCTCTTGAGGAGAGAGAACAGCTCTACAGCACTATCCTCAGTCACCAGGTGAGACGCCTCCCCAGAAGGCAAGACCCAGGCTTGCCAGTTCGTTGGCCCTTGTTGTCTTTTGGGCCCTACTCCTCATTTCCCCAGCATCCACCCCTTTGCCAGGCCTGATCCCCCCCATCCCCATCACAGGTGCCCTATAGACCCCTTTCATCAGCCTTGGCTCCTTTCAGGGCCTATTCCTCTTAAAATATTACCGACAACCTCCCTTCCCTCTACTCCAGAGCCAGCGGATGGAAGCCCAGCGGTCAGAGCCTCCCCTACCCCCAGGGGGACAGGAGCTCCTGGAGTTGCTGCTGAGAGTTCAGGGTGGGGGTCGAATGGAGGAGCAAAGGTCTCGGCCCCCCACACATACCTGCTGAGACTtgagcccctcccccccaccaggcACTCCGCACTCCTGGGGCTCAAAGCTGGGCAGCCCATTGCATGCCCTCTTCTCCTGCTTGGCAGGGGCGCCAGAGACTGAAGGACCTGGGAGAAATCTCAATATTCATCACCCTCATCCACCTTTCTGGGGAATAGAGGGGGTAAAAGTCCACAAACCCTGGGAATAGTCAAGGTAGGATGGTCATTTGACTCCCTTCGCCAGTACACGGCAGTTTGAAGAGGTGAGAGGATCCTAGCCACTGAGGGACACCCCCTCCTCTGATCCCAAGAAGTGGCTGGAAGTCTTGGTCCTGAGCTGTGGAGACACCCCAGTCAGACACCCATAAGGCAGAATCTGAGGGCTCAGGCCTCCATCTCcctagaaaaggcaaatctcCCAAGGTTAGGGCCTTGAGACACATTAAGAAGGGAGACAGGGCATTGCAAAAGAGACAGACCATCCTCCCACCCTACCACCAGCACCCCAAGCCCCCAGGACTGAGGGGCCTACAGGCTGTGAACCGACACTTAGCACTGCCCACCCCGCCTCCCCACTGCTGCTCGAGTCTGATGTTCTGGTTGTACGAATAAACGTAATTATCCTCTGGACTAAAAGAAGACTGGTGTTgagggctgtgggggaggggTACGGGGGGGGCAGGAAGGTGAGGCCAGAGGCCGCCTCTCTCCCTAGCCTGGCGAGAGGCCAGCTCCCCTCCCTGGCTGGTTAATTACTGGCTCATTAAGCAGCGGCTGGAGACTTCCCTAATTAtacccccccagcccccctttCCTGGTTTTAATTAAGTATAACAGGGAGGGGAGTCATTAGGACAAGAAATATGAACGGAACTGTCTGCGAACCCGGGCATTCTAGCGGCCGGAGTCCACGGCACCTGGAACCCCGACTCGGAGCCCCGGCGGCGGCCCCCCAGCCCCGACCCGCGccgccctcccgccccggcctccgcTCCTCTCCCCcggcctccagcctcctcccctcgccccctcgtccctctcccctcctccactcGGTCCCAGTTCCTCggtttctgtgtgtctctctccgcccccagctcctccccgttcctcctctcttctcccctccccttcctccccggctcccctcccccagcctccctccctcgctccccccctccgccctcctccctcctccctctctcgcTCACACACACCCCCGCTtgggcctcctctctctctccggCTCCATTTTCTCCGCCGCCGGGGGCCGGGGTCTCCTGTGGGGGGCCCAGCCGGTACCCCAGGTCTCCCTTCGGGGTGGGGGTGAACCCCCGGGGGAGCCGGGAGGGGGGAACGGGTGGGGGTTAGGGCGGAGGGAGCAGCGGCCCCACcgagtttgggggtggggaagtaactaggcggggggaggggcggagcagggagggggcctcAGGGCCCCCCCCCAACTATGGACGAGCGGCTGCTGGGGCCGCCCCCtccgggcgggggccgcgggggcctgGGATTGGTGGGTGGGGAGCCCGGGGGCCCTGGCGAGCCTCCCGGCGGCGGAGACCCCGGTGGGGGTAGCGGGGGGGTCCCGGGAGGCCGAGGGAAGCAAGACATCGGGGACATTCTGCAGCAGATAATGACCATCACCGACCAGAGCCTGGACGAGGCCCAGGCCAAGTGAGTGCCCCCACCCCGGGACCCTACACAGACCCAACAGAAGCCCCATTCACAAGAATCTTCTGggagtccccacccccaccccccactccaggACCCCCTCCAGGATCCTACAGCTTCTTCTCTCCTTACTCCTGGGAGCCCCAAGATGAGCCATCCCTCTCAAACCCCCCTTCACCACCAGGCCCTGAAGCCTTCAAAGAAGGGAACCCAGGGTGGTCTCACCGCAaccccatccccaacccctcACTGACCCCCATACTCCCCTGGAACATCTTTTCCATCTCCAGAGCCCTGTTCTGGCTCTCTGATTAAGAAATTGCTATGCTGTCTTCCTAACTCTCCatccagcccacccccaccccatcctctccAGACCTCAGCCCTCCCCAAAGCTCCTACCACTCCTCTCCACCATGACCCAGCATCCATGTGTCCCCACCCAGCCCGTGGCCCCTGCTCAGCCAGACTGGGATCATCAGAGCCTCCTGGCttcctcagtcccaggaccctccGCTCACACCTATGTTGAACTTCT
The Canis aureus isolate CA01 chromosome 7, VMU_Caureus_v.1.0, whole genome shotgun sequence genome window above contains:
- the GPSM3 gene encoding G-protein-signaling modulator 3 isoform X2, whose protein sequence is MEAERPQEEEDGEQHQGPHQDEQDWPPVNATTRPWRSAPPSPPPPGTRHTALGPCSASLLSLQTELLLDLVAEAQSRRLEEQRATFHIPQNPPSIAPAPLRPLEEREQLYSTILSHQGRQRLKDLGEISIFITLIHLSGE
- the GPSM3 gene encoding G-protein-signaling modulator 3 isoform X1, with translation MEAERPQEEEDGEQHQGPHQDEQDWPPVNATTRPWRSAPPSPPPPGTRHTALGPCSASLLSLQTELLLDLVAEAQSRRLEEQRATFHIPQNPPSIAPAPLRPLEEREQLYSTILSHQSQRMEAQRSEPPLPPGGQELLELLLRVQGGGRMEEQRSRPPTHTC